The following coding sequences lie in one Streptomyces sp. NBC_00510 genomic window:
- a CDS encoding Gfo/Idh/MocA family oxidoreductase, with protein MTESVGSGRKVRWGILATGGIAASFAEDLREMKDDAEIVAVGSRSLASACAFADRFGIPRAYGSWTELADDDGIDVVYVATPHSAHRVAAGLCLRAGRSVLCEKPFTVNAVEARELADLAKARGLFLMEAMWTYCNPVVRRLTQLVADGAVGEVRSVHADFGLAGPFEPGHRLLDPALGGGALLDLGVYPVSFAHLLLGEPDEVQAWAHLTEHGVDDNTGMLLGYDNGAMAVLSCSLTADTAQTAVVTGSAGRIEVPPGFFHPDRFVLHREGREPEEFGAPDDGLRGLQHEAAEVMRCLRAGERESPLVPLEGSLAVMRTLDTVRDRIGVRYPGED; from the coding sequence ATGACGGAATCGGTCGGTTCCGGTAGGAAAGTGCGCTGGGGCATCCTGGCCACCGGCGGCATCGCAGCTTCCTTCGCCGAGGACCTGAGGGAGATGAAGGACGACGCGGAGATCGTCGCGGTCGGCTCGCGCAGCCTCGCCTCCGCGTGCGCCTTCGCGGACCGCTTCGGCATCCCGCGCGCGTACGGCAGCTGGACCGAACTCGCCGACGACGACGGCATCGACGTGGTGTACGTCGCCACCCCGCACTCGGCGCACCGCGTCGCGGCCGGGCTCTGCCTGCGGGCCGGACGGTCGGTGCTGTGCGAGAAGCCGTTCACCGTCAACGCGGTCGAGGCGCGCGAGCTGGCCGACCTCGCCAAGGCTCGCGGGCTCTTCCTGATGGAGGCGATGTGGACCTACTGCAACCCCGTGGTGCGGCGGCTGACCCAGCTGGTCGCGGACGGGGCGGTCGGCGAGGTCCGCAGCGTGCACGCGGACTTCGGCCTCGCCGGCCCCTTCGAGCCCGGCCACCGGCTGCTCGACCCGGCCCTGGGCGGCGGCGCCCTGCTGGACCTCGGTGTCTACCCGGTGTCCTTCGCCCACCTGCTGCTCGGTGAGCCCGACGAGGTCCAGGCCTGGGCCCACCTGACCGAGCACGGCGTGGACGACAACACCGGCATGCTGCTCGGGTACGACAACGGCGCCATGGCGGTGCTCAGCTGCTCCCTCACCGCCGACACCGCCCAGACCGCGGTGGTCACCGGCTCCGCGGGACGGATCGAGGTTCCCCCCGGCTTCTTCCACCCGGACCGCTTCGTGCTGCACCGCGAGGGCCGCGAGCCGGAGGAGTTCGGCGCCCCGGACGACGGACTGCGCGGGCTGCAGCACGAGGCGGCCGAGGTCATGCGCTGCCTGCGCGCGGGCGAGCGTGAGTCCCCGCTCGTCCCGCTGGAGGGCAGCCTCGCCGTCATGCGGACGCTCGACACGGTCCGGGACCGCATCGGCGTCCGCTACCCCGGTGAGGACTGA
- a CDS encoding multidrug effflux MFS transporter, with protein MVTFLLGALSALPALSMDMYLPALPQVTEDLRSPAVTVQLTLTACLLGLALGQMVVGPMSDRWGRRRPLLAGMALYVIATAVCAFAPTTELLIGFRLLQGLTGAAGIVIARAIVRDLYDGVAMARFFSTLMLISGVAPIVAPLIGGQVLRITDWRGVFVVLTVVGVLLTLVVWRCLPETLRPADRHGGGFGATLGAMRGLLADRAFTGYMLTGGFTFAALFAYVSASSFVVQEIYGASPQTYSLLFGLNSVGLVALGQVNGKILVGRVSMDKVTGVGLAVITVAAAVLLALTAGWLGPVGLVPVAAGLFVLMAAMSLVLPNTNALALMRTRHAAGSASALLGTTSFLVGAVASPLVGIAGEHTAVPMALVQLGSVLAAWVCFAGLCRPWRRTVDAR; from the coding sequence ATGGTGACGTTCCTGCTCGGCGCGCTCAGCGCGCTCCCCGCGCTCTCCATGGACATGTACCTGCCGGCCCTGCCGCAGGTCACCGAGGACCTGCGCAGTCCGGCGGTCACGGTGCAGCTCACGCTCACCGCGTGCCTGCTCGGCCTCGCCCTCGGTCAGATGGTCGTCGGCCCCATGAGCGACCGCTGGGGCCGCCGCCGCCCGCTGCTGGCCGGAATGGCGCTCTACGTCATCGCCACCGCCGTCTGCGCCTTCGCGCCCACCACGGAACTGCTGATCGGCTTCCGGCTGCTGCAGGGCCTCACCGGCGCGGCCGGCATCGTGATCGCCCGCGCGATCGTCCGCGACCTGTACGACGGTGTCGCGATGGCGCGCTTCTTCTCCACCCTGATGCTGATCTCCGGGGTCGCGCCGATCGTCGCGCCGCTCATCGGCGGGCAGGTGCTGCGTATCACCGACTGGCGCGGGGTCTTCGTCGTGCTGACCGTGGTGGGCGTGCTGCTCACCCTCGTGGTGTGGCGCTGCCTGCCCGAGACACTGCGCCCCGCGGACCGGCATGGCGGCGGGTTCGGCGCCACGCTGGGGGCGATGCGCGGGCTGCTGGCCGACCGCGCCTTCACCGGTTACATGCTCACCGGCGGCTTCACCTTCGCCGCGCTGTTCGCCTACGTCTCGGCGTCCTCGTTCGTCGTCCAGGAGATCTACGGGGCATCGCCGCAGACCTACAGCCTGCTCTTCGGCCTCAACTCCGTCGGCCTGGTGGCGCTGGGCCAGGTCAACGGCAAGATCCTGGTCGGGCGGGTCAGCATGGACAAGGTGACCGGGGTGGGGCTGGCGGTGATCACCGTGGCCGCGGCCGTGCTGCTGGCGCTGACCGCGGGGTGGCTCGGGCCGGTGGGGCTGGTGCCGGTGGCCGCGGGGCTCTTCGTGCTGATGGCGGCGATGAGCCTGGTCCTGCCCAACACCAACGCGCTCGCGCTGATGCGCACCCGGCACGCCGCAGGCTCGGCCTCCGCGCTGCTCGGCACGACCTCCTTCCTGGTGGGCGCCGTCGCCTCGCCGCTCGTCGGGATCGCGGGCGAGCACACGGCGGTGCCGATGGCCCTGGTGCAGCTGGGCAGCGTCCTGGCGGCCTGGGTCTGCTTCGCCGGGCTGTGCCGACCGTGGCGGCGTACTGTTGATGCACGGTGA
- a CDS encoding bifunctional polysaccharide deacetylase/glycosyltransferase family 2 protein encodes MTALRPRLVIPLLALVVLVCVLLLGGYVRGDFEADHRVHPPVSADKVPEAVLEGGPVVDTTGDRPRSYRTPDRTIALTFDDGPDPVWTPEVLDVLERQHVRATFFVTGGMAARHPALIRRMVAEGHEIGVHTFSHPDLVYQSPGRIDRELSQTQLALAGAAGIHASLFRPPYSSTADALDDLSWPVVQRVGKQGYVAAFIDRDAEDWRRPGVQAIVDASVPAKPGEGAIVLMHDAGGDRSQTVAALDRLIPLLKERGYRFATVGEAVGATSTNDKVTGSELWKGRVFVAAVEVSEAAVPALAVLLAGVGLLVLARFAAMLVLARRHARQRRAPDFGWGPAVTEPVSVIVPAYNEKECITHTVNSLATSDHPVEIVVVDDGSTDGTADIVEALDLPGVTLVRQPNSGKPAALNNGVAHARHDLIVMMDGDTVFEPATVRELVQPFGDPRVGAVAGNAKVGNRTRMIGRWQHIEYVMGFNLDRRMYDLLRCMPTIPGACGAFRRDALRDVGGMSDETLAEDTDVTMALHRAGWHVVYAERARAWTEAPSSVRQLWKQRYRWSYGTMQAMWKHRGAVLDRGHSGRFGRVGLPLVVLFQVLAPLLAPLIDVFAIYGLVFMDPFRTALAWAGVLAVQAACAAYAFRLDGEPLRDLWPLPLQQVLYRQLMYLVLLQSCVTAVNGSRLGWHKLRRTGEVGAPTVGSGTAGRV; translated from the coding sequence GTGACCGCCCTGCGCCCCCGCCTCGTCATACCCCTGCTCGCCCTCGTGGTGCTCGTGTGCGTCCTGCTGCTCGGCGGCTACGTACGCGGCGACTTCGAGGCCGACCACCGGGTCCACCCGCCGGTCTCGGCGGACAAGGTGCCGGAGGCGGTGCTGGAGGGCGGCCCGGTCGTCGACACCACCGGTGACAGGCCCCGCTCGTACCGCACCCCGGACCGCACCATCGCCCTCACCTTCGACGACGGACCCGATCCGGTCTGGACGCCGGAGGTGCTGGACGTGCTCGAGCGGCAACACGTGCGCGCCACCTTCTTCGTGACCGGCGGCATGGCCGCCCGGCACCCCGCGCTCATCCGGCGGATGGTCGCCGAGGGCCACGAGATCGGCGTGCACACCTTCTCCCACCCCGACCTGGTGTACCAGTCGCCGGGGCGGATCGACCGGGAGCTGTCCCAGACCCAGCTGGCGCTCGCGGGGGCCGCCGGCATCCACGCCTCCCTCTTCCGCCCGCCGTACTCCTCGACCGCCGACGCGCTGGACGACCTGTCCTGGCCGGTCGTCCAGCGGGTCGGCAAGCAGGGCTACGTGGCCGCCTTCATCGACCGCGACGCCGAGGACTGGCGACGGCCCGGCGTGCAGGCGATCGTCGACGCCTCCGTGCCGGCGAAGCCGGGCGAGGGCGCGATCGTGCTCATGCACGACGCCGGCGGCGACCGCTCGCAGACCGTGGCGGCGCTGGACCGGCTGATCCCGCTGCTCAAGGAGCGCGGCTACCGCTTCGCCACGGTGGGCGAGGCGGTCGGCGCCACGTCCACCAACGACAAGGTCACCGGCTCGGAGCTGTGGAAGGGACGGGTCTTCGTCGCCGCGGTGGAGGTCTCCGAGGCCGCGGTCCCGGCGCTCGCCGTCCTCCTCGCCGGGGTGGGCCTGCTGGTGCTGGCCCGGTTCGCCGCGATGCTGGTGCTGGCGCGCCGGCACGCGCGGCAGCGCCGGGCGCCCGACTTCGGCTGGGGGCCGGCGGTCACCGAACCGGTGAGCGTCATCGTCCCCGCGTACAACGAGAAGGAGTGCATCACCCACACGGTGAACTCCCTCGCCACGAGCGACCATCCCGTGGAGATCGTGGTCGTGGACGACGGCTCGACCGACGGCACCGCCGACATCGTCGAGGCCCTGGACCTGCCCGGCGTCACCCTCGTGCGGCAGCCCAACAGCGGCAAGCCCGCGGCGCTCAACAACGGTGTGGCGCACGCCCGGCACGACCTGATCGTGATGATGGACGGCGACACGGTCTTCGAGCCGGCCACCGTCCGCGAACTGGTGCAGCCCTTCGGCGACCCGCGGGTCGGCGCGGTCGCGGGCAACGCCAAGGTCGGCAACCGCACCCGGATGATCGGGCGCTGGCAGCACATCGAGTACGTGATGGGCTTCAACCTCGACCGGCGCATGTACGACCTGTTGCGCTGCATGCCCACCATCCCCGGCGCGTGCGGCGCCTTCCGGCGGGACGCGCTCCGCGACGTCGGCGGCATGAGCGACGAGACCCTCGCCGAGGACACGGACGTCACGATGGCGCTGCACCGGGCCGGCTGGCACGTGGTGTACGCCGAGCGCGCCCGCGCCTGGACCGAGGCGCCCTCCTCGGTCCGGCAGTTGTGGAAGCAGCGCTACCGCTGGAGCTACGGCACCATGCAGGCGATGTGGAAGCACCGCGGCGCCGTGCTGGACCGCGGGCACTCCGGCCGCTTCGGCCGGGTCGGGCTGCCGCTCGTCGTCCTCTTCCAGGTGCTCGCGCCGCTGCTGGCCCCGCTCATCGACGTGTTCGCGATCTACGGGCTGGTCTTCATGGACCCGTTTCGCACCGCGCTCGCGTGGGCGGGCGTGCTCGCTGTGCAGGCCGCGTGCGCGGCGTACGCCTTCCGGCTGGACGGCGAACCGCTGCGGGACCTGTGGCCGCTGCCCCTCCAGCAGGTGCTGTACCGGCAGTTGATGTACCTGGTGCTGCTGCAGTCCTGCGTGACGGCCGTCAACGGCAGCCGGCTGGGCTGGCACAAACTGCGGCGCACCGGCGAGGTCGGTGCGCCGACCGTCGGCAGCGGCACCGCCGGCCGCGTCTGA
- a CDS encoding alkaline phosphatase D family protein, which yields MTHPRARGRHDRTLRAAAALLDRRRFLTVTGAAVALAFSTNLPVAGAAQAAEAPPGALAEDPFTLGVASGDPTPWGVVLWTRLAPRPYEPAPGDGLPEARVPVRWEIARDDRFVRVVRRGTALAHPEFGHTVHVDVQGLQPDRVYYYRFRAGPWISPPGRTRTAPAPGALPYEMRLAAVSCQAYHDGYFTALGHLANEDVDAVFHLGDYLYEYAVSATGGARALTDRTLPEWFAKETVTLEDYRLRYALYKSDPDLQAAHAAFPWFVTWDDHETENNYAGGSGENDGPADAFLVRRAAAYRAYWENQPLRLPQFPWGPDMTLYRRFHYGRLAQFDILDTRQYRTDQAYRGRWHDPGPESQDPARTMTGATQERWLLDGFARSHAIWNVIPQQVVFSRRKNAAAASPLSMDAWDGYPASRDRVLAGAGAAGIENLLVLTGDVHVHYAMDIKADWDDPTSRTVGTELVTSSISSGRNGSPRPSNWSSLLVANPHLRFYDGRRGYVTVRLDAEEARADFKTVDSVTTPGADLTTAASFVTEAGDPGLRET from the coding sequence GTGACGCACCCGCGGGCCCGCGGCCGCCATGACCGCACGCTGCGCGCCGCGGCGGCGCTGCTCGACCGCCGCCGCTTCCTGACCGTCACGGGGGCCGCCGTGGCCCTCGCGTTCAGCACGAACCTGCCCGTCGCCGGTGCCGCCCAGGCGGCCGAGGCGCCGCCCGGGGCACTGGCCGAGGACCCGTTCACGCTGGGTGTCGCGTCGGGCGACCCCACGCCCTGGGGCGTGGTGCTGTGGACCCGGCTCGCGCCGCGCCCGTACGAGCCGGCGCCGGGGGACGGACTGCCCGAGGCCCGCGTGCCCGTCCGGTGGGAGATCGCGCGGGACGACCGGTTCGTGCGGGTCGTCCGCCGCGGTACCGCGCTGGCGCACCCGGAGTTCGGCCACACCGTGCACGTCGACGTCCAGGGCCTCCAGCCGGACCGGGTGTACTACTACCGCTTCCGCGCGGGCCCCTGGATCAGCCCCCCTGGCCGTACCCGCACCGCCCCCGCGCCGGGCGCCCTCCCGTACGAGATGCGGCTGGCCGCGGTGAGCTGCCAGGCGTACCACGACGGGTACTTCACCGCGCTCGGTCACCTCGCGAACGAGGACGTCGACGCCGTCTTCCACTTGGGCGACTACCTCTACGAGTACGCCGTCAGCGCCACCGGCGGCGCCCGCGCCCTCACCGACCGCACCCTGCCGGAGTGGTTCGCCAAGGAGACGGTGACGCTGGAGGACTACCGCCTGCGGTACGCCCTCTACAAGTCCGACCCCGACCTGCAGGCCGCGCACGCCGCCTTCCCCTGGTTCGTGACCTGGGACGACCACGAGACCGAGAACAACTACGCGGGCGGCAGCGGCGAGAACGACGGCCCCGCCGACGCGTTCCTGGTCCGCCGCGCCGCCGCCTACCGGGCCTACTGGGAGAACCAGCCGCTGCGCCTCCCGCAGTTCCCCTGGGGCCCGGACATGACGCTCTACCGCCGCTTCCACTACGGACGGCTCGCGCAGTTCGACATCCTCGACACCCGCCAGTACCGCACCGACCAGGCGTACCGGGGCCGCTGGCACGACCCCGGGCCGGAGTCGCAGGACCCGGCGCGCACGATGACCGGGGCGACCCAGGAGCGCTGGCTGCTGGACGGCTTCGCCCGCTCGCACGCCATCTGGAACGTGATCCCGCAGCAGGTGGTTTTCTCCCGACGGAAGAACGCCGCCGCCGCCTCCCCGCTCAGCATGGACGCCTGGGACGGCTACCCGGCCTCCCGGGACCGCGTGCTGGCCGGGGCGGGCGCCGCCGGCATCGAGAACCTGCTGGTGCTCACCGGCGACGTGCACGTCCACTACGCGATGGACATCAAGGCCGACTGGGACGACCCCACCTCGCGCACCGTCGGCACGGAGCTGGTCACCAGCTCGATCAGCAGCGGCCGCAACGGGTCCCCGCGCCCGTCCAACTGGTCGTCGCTCCTGGTCGCCAACCCGCACCTGCGGTTCTACGACGGGCGCCGCGGCTACGTGACCGTGCGGCTGGACGCCGAGGAGGCGCGGGCCGACTTCAAGACCGTCGACTCCGTGACCACCCCGGGCGCCGACCTGACCACCGCCGCGTCCTTCGTGACCGAGGCCGGGGACCCCGGTCTGCGGGAGACCTGA
- a CDS encoding 4a-hydroxytetrahydrobiopterin dehydratase, giving the protein MSPYAEPLSHKEIEDRLAELPGWSLSEDGASLLRTYRLPHIPAAVFVMHIAQIQDELNHHSDLTLGYQSVAVSITTHAAGGRLTERDFGLAQRVEAIAPAHGAA; this is encoded by the coding sequence ATGTCACCCTACGCCGAGCCCCTGTCGCACAAGGAGATCGAGGACCGCCTCGCCGAGCTGCCCGGCTGGTCCCTCTCCGAGGACGGCGCGAGCCTGCTGCGCACGTACCGGCTGCCGCACATCCCGGCGGCGGTCTTCGTGATGCACATCGCGCAGATCCAGGACGAGCTGAACCACCACAGCGACCTGACGCTGGGTTACCAGTCGGTCGCCGTCTCCATCACCACGCACGCGGCGGGCGGCCGGCTCACGGAACGGGACTTCGGTCTGGCGCAACGCGTCGAGGCCATCGCCCCGGCCCACGGGGCCGCGTAG
- a CDS encoding acyltransferase has product MSEAREAGAPAAPPRPADGAGTPIPGPRSSTPAAPAPAPSTGGGGGGRDRYLDLLRALALVRVVVYHTFGWAWLTLLLPSIGIMFALAGSLAAHSLQRPALSVVRGRLRRLLVPFWLFAAAVTVLMLLHGWRPHSWHRMLLWILPLADPPGTAWAEQIIAPLWYIRTYLWLVLLSPWLLKAFRAAPRSCLAACGALVVLAQYDRLPLAEPALTPVVDLVTFAACWLLGFAHRDGLLDALRARTVVASAALCLAAGGWFAYTHPTDEGIDLGEIPLAQALWSAGFVLLLLRFRPRRMGRLPVADGAVGLLNARAVTVYLWHEVALFASVPLIDLMWDVPFFEAHLPLDATWFQFLVVWPLIGAAVLLVGWTEDVASRRRPRLWPTGGRKRGRRARGRAAGAR; this is encoded by the coding sequence ATGTCCGAAGCACGTGAGGCGGGAGCCCCGGCGGCTCCGCCCCGGCCCGCGGACGGCGCAGGGACGCCCATACCGGGGCCGCGCAGCTCCACCCCCGCCGCCCCCGCCCCCGCCCCGTCCACCGGGGGCGGGGGCGGCGGCCGGGACCGCTACCTCGACCTGCTGCGCGCCCTCGCCCTGGTACGGGTGGTCGTCTACCACACCTTCGGCTGGGCCTGGCTGACCCTGCTCCTCCCGTCCATCGGCATCATGTTCGCCCTGGCCGGGTCGCTGGCCGCGCACTCGCTGCAGCGGCCCGCGCTGTCCGTGGTGCGCGGCCGGCTGCGGCGGCTGCTGGTGCCCTTCTGGCTGTTCGCCGCCGCCGTGACCGTCCTGATGCTGCTCCACGGCTGGCGGCCGCACTCCTGGCACCGGATGCTGCTGTGGATCCTGCCGCTGGCGGACCCGCCCGGCACCGCCTGGGCCGAGCAGATCATCGCCCCGCTCTGGTACATCCGCACCTACCTGTGGCTCGTCCTGCTCTCCCCGTGGCTGCTCAAGGCCTTCCGGGCCGCGCCGCGCTCGTGCCTGGCCGCCTGCGGCGCACTGGTCGTCCTCGCCCAGTACGACCGGCTGCCGCTCGCCGAGCCGGCCCTCACGCCGGTGGTCGACCTCGTCACCTTCGCCGCCTGCTGGCTGCTCGGATTCGCGCACCGCGACGGCCTGCTGGACGCCCTGCGGGCCCGCACCGTGGTCGCCTCGGCCGCGCTCTGCCTCGCCGCGGGCGGCTGGTTCGCGTACACCCACCCCACCGACGAGGGCATCGACCTCGGTGAGATCCCCCTGGCCCAGGCACTGTGGTCTGCCGGTTTCGTCCTCCTGCTGCTGCGCTTCCGCCCGCGCCGGATGGGCCGCCTGCCCGTCGCCGACGGCGCCGTCGGACTGCTCAACGCCCGCGCCGTCACCGTCTACCTGTGGCACGAGGTCGCGCTCTTCGCCAGCGTCCCGCTGATCGACCTGATGTGGGACGTGCCCTTCTTCGAGGCCCATCTCCCTCTCGACGCGACCTGGTTCCAGTTCCTCGTCGTCTGGCCGCTCATCGGCGCCGCCGTCCTGCTGGTCGGCTGGACCGAGGACGTCGCCTCACGGCGCCGGCCGCGCCTGTGGCCGACGGGCGGGCGCAAGCGCGGCCGGCGGGCCCGCGGCCGCGCCGCCGGGGCCCGCTGA
- a CDS encoding SDR family oxidoreductase, producing the protein MTEIAGNGTGAAHRVAVVTGAGSGIGRAVARELAASGWAVALAGRREEALRGTADGLPDAAVAVIPTDVTRPEAVDALFAAVGARFGRVDLLFNNAGMGAPAVPVDELTYEQWRAVVDVNLTGAFLCAQAAFRTMRAQRPQGGRIINNGSISAHAPRPLSVAYTATKHAVTGLTKSLSLDGRPYRVACGQIDIGNAATEMTERMAAGTLQADGRLMTEPRMDVADVARTVAHMAALPLESNVQFATVMATTMPYIGRG; encoded by the coding sequence ATGACTGAGATCGCGGGAAATGGAACGGGCGCCGCGCACCGGGTCGCGGTGGTCACCGGGGCCGGGTCGGGCATCGGACGGGCGGTGGCACGCGAACTGGCGGCCTCGGGCTGGGCCGTGGCCCTGGCCGGCCGGCGCGAGGAGGCGCTGCGCGGGACCGCCGACGGGCTACCGGACGCGGCGGTGGCGGTCATCCCGACGGACGTCACCCGCCCGGAGGCGGTGGACGCGCTGTTCGCCGCCGTGGGCGCCCGCTTCGGCCGGGTCGACCTGCTGTTCAACAACGCGGGCATGGGGGCGCCCGCCGTGCCGGTGGACGAGCTGACGTACGAGCAGTGGCGTGCCGTCGTCGACGTCAACCTCACCGGCGCGTTCCTGTGCGCGCAGGCCGCCTTCCGGACGATGCGCGCGCAGCGGCCGCAGGGCGGCCGGATCATCAACAACGGGTCGATCTCCGCGCACGCGCCGCGGCCGCTGAGCGTGGCGTACACGGCGACCAAGCACGCCGTCACCGGGCTGACGAAGTCCCTGTCGCTGGACGGCCGTCCGTACCGGGTCGCCTGCGGCCAGATCGACATCGGCAACGCGGCCACGGAGATGACGGAGCGGATGGCGGCCGGGACCCTGCAGGCGGACGGGCGGTTGATGACCGAGCCCCGGATGGACGTCGCCGACGTGGCCCGCACCGTCGCGCACATGGCCGCGCTGCCGCTGGAGTCGAACGTGCAGTTCGCGACGGTGATGGCGACGACGATGCCGTACATCGGCCGCGGCTGA
- a CDS encoding patatin-like phospholipase family protein, with product MPEHQGEVRGVGGVGPAGPGPGIGPDDGGGPVPDRFGDLRRRAAGIGSGPLPEYGAAAGPGTGAVPAPDRWETAQGTASHRFGLVLAGGAAKGAYQVGAVECLAHHGARITAIAGTSIGALNGVALAGAPNLREGAARLAELWRDFTSRMGDAPFGTRAVADGAVSESLLQRFGNLAPRVVRLLGAHGDLERLADRAIDAAALRRPAAVTMRVAAYPVLAPHPLPHLRAGQMAAEWLAGLLGSRSRILHLNGLEHAEIKEAVLGSAALPFLFAPRQVAGEYYRDGMLGRDNTPIRALADLDHCDIVIVVQLAPGETVRQIEHPGLTLLRVRPSRPLTPEGTLGTPSGLLDFSPAAFERLRSRGYEDTERLLARTAGLLGAAHEVRVAEEFMADAVQRVIDKGRRLRGGP from the coding sequence ATGCCTGAGCACCAGGGGGAGGTCCGGGGGGTGGGGGGCGTGGGGCCCGCCGGACCCGGTCCGGGCATCGGGCCCGACGACGGGGGCGGTCCCGTGCCGGACCGCTTCGGGGACCTGCGGCGGCGTGCCGCGGGCATCGGTTCCGGGCCGCTGCCGGAGTACGGCGCGGCGGCAGGCCCGGGCACGGGGGCGGTACCGGCCCCGGACCGGTGGGAGACCGCACAGGGGACGGCCTCGCACCGGTTCGGGCTGGTACTGGCGGGGGGCGCCGCCAAGGGCGCCTACCAGGTGGGCGCGGTCGAGTGCCTGGCCCACCACGGCGCGCGGATCACCGCCATCGCCGGGACCAGCATCGGGGCCCTCAACGGGGTCGCGCTGGCCGGCGCGCCGAACCTGCGGGAGGGGGCGGCGCGCCTGGCGGAGCTGTGGCGCGACTTCACCTCCCGCATGGGCGACGCCCCGTTCGGCACCCGTGCCGTCGCGGACGGGGCCGTCTCCGAGTCCCTGCTGCAGAGGTTCGGCAACCTCGCGCCCCGGGTCGTCCGCCTCCTCGGCGCGCACGGCGACCTGGAGCGGCTCGCCGACCGAGCGATCGACGCGGCCGCGCTGCGACGCCCCGCGGCCGTCACCATGCGGGTCGCGGCGTACCCCGTCCTGGCCCCGCACCCGCTGCCGCACCTGCGGGCCGGCCAGATGGCGGCCGAATGGCTGGCCGGACTCCTCGGCAGCCGCTCGCGGATCCTCCACCTCAACGGCCTGGAGCACGCGGAGATCAAGGAGGCCGTGCTGGGCAGCGCCGCGCTGCCGTTCCTGTTCGCGCCGCGCCAGGTCGCGGGGGAGTACTACCGCGACGGCATGCTCGGCCGGGACAACACGCCCATCCGCGCGCTGGCCGACCTCGACCACTGCGACATCGTCATCGTCGTCCAGCTCGCCCCGGGCGAGACCGTGCGGCAGATCGAGCACCCCGGGCTGACCCTGCTGCGCGTCCGCCCGTCCCGCCCGCTCACCCCCGAGGGCACCCTGGGCACACCCAGCGGACTGCTGGACTTCTCGCCAGCCGCCTTCGAGCGGCTGCGGTCCCGCGGCTACGAGGACACCGAGCGCCTGCTCGCCAGGACCGCCGGCCTGCTCGGCGCGGCGCACGAGGTGCGCGTGGCCGAGGAGTTCATGGCCGACGCGGTCCAGCGCGTCATCGACAAGGGCCGCCGGCTGCGCGGCGGTCCGTGA